The Acanthochromis polyacanthus isolate Apoly-LR-REF ecotype Palm Island chromosome 2, KAUST_Apoly_ChrSc, whole genome shotgun sequence genome contains a region encoding:
- the LOC110954831 gene encoding putative gonadotropin-releasing hormone II receptor yields MNTSLCDSVVTMYHLAADHQVNASSNCTSASSNWTAGGDVPQLPTFTTAAKVRVIITFILCGISAFCNLAVLLAARSDGKRKSHVRVLIINLTVADLLVTFIVMPVDAVWNITVQWLAGDFACRLLMFLKLQAMYSCAFVTVVISLDRQSAILNPLAINQARKRNRVMLSVAWSMSVALSVPQMFLFHNVTIIHPENFTQCTTRGSFVSHWHETAYNMFTFSCLFLLPLVIMITCYTRIFCEISKRLKKDNLPSNEVYLRCSKNNIPRARMKTLKMSIVIVLSFIICWTPYYLLGLWYWFFPDDLEGKVSHSLTHILFIFGLVNACLDPVIYGLFTIHFRKGFRRYYCKATTATDLDNDTVITGSFTGAANSLSLKRVVSPAAQERLMLCGDNNSKTESMSERSSFLTADTDAERDQSSPESIL; encoded by the exons ATGAACACCTCTCTGTGTGACTCTGTAGTGACCATGTATCATCTGGCAGCAGATCACCAAGTCAACGCCAGCAGCAACTGCACCTCGGCCTCCTCCAACTGGACCGCAGGGGGCGACGTGCCGCAGTTGCCCACATTTACAACAGCAGCCAAAGTCAGAGTGATCATCACTTTCATTCTCTGTGGCATTTCTGCCTTTTGCAACCTGGCTGTGCTGCTGGCGGCACGCAGCGATGGGAAAAGAAAATCCCACGTCAGGGTGCTGATTATCAACCTGACGGTGGCTGATTTGCTGGTGACTTTCATCGTGATGCCCGTGGACGCTGTGTGGAACATCACAGTCCAGTGGCTGGCTGGGGACTTTGCCTGCAGGCTGCTGATGtttctcaaactgcaggcaATGTACTCCTGCGCCTTTGTCACAGTGGTGATCAGTCTGGATAGGCAATCAGCCATCCTCAACCCTCTGGCCATCAATCAGGCCAGAAAGAGGAACAGAGTCATGCTGTCTGTGGCGTGGAGCATGAGTGTAGCGCTCTCAGTCCCTCAG ATGTTCCTTTTTCACAATGTGACCATCATCCATCCTGAGAACTTCACTCAGTGCACCACAAGAGGAAGTTTCGTCAGTCACTGGCATGAAACAGCCTACAACATGTTCACTTTTTCCTGCCTGTTCCTGCTCCCACTGGTCATCATGATCACCTGTTACACCAGGATCTTCTGTGAGATCTCCAAACGACTGAAAAAGGACAATT TGCCCTCTAATGAAGTGTATTTGCGGTGTTCAAAGAATAACATCCCCAGAGCCCGGATGAAGACTCTGAAAATGAGTATTGTGATTGTCTTGTCTTTCATTATCTGCTGGACTCCGTACTACCTGCTGGGCCTGTGGTACTGGTTCTTTCCCGATGACCTGGAGGGCAAGGTCTCCCACTCTCTGACCCACATTCTGTTCATCTTCGGGCTCGTCAACGCCTGCCTGGATCCAGTTATCTACGGCCTGTTCACCATTCACTTCCGAAAGGGGTTCCGGCGGTATTACTGCAAAGCTACCACAGCAACAGACCTGGATAATGACACGGTTATAACTGGGTCCTTCACCGGTGCTGCCAATTCTTTATCGCTGAAAAGAGTGGTAAGCCCTGCCGCCCAGGAGAGGCTGATGCTGTGCGgtgacaacaacagcaaaacagagTCGATGTCAGAAAGGAGCAGCTTTCTAACTGCTGACACTGATGCAGAGAGAGATCAGTCCAGCCCTGAGAGCATCTTATGA